The following proteins are co-located in the Onychomys torridus chromosome 6, mOncTor1.1, whole genome shotgun sequence genome:
- the LOC118585628 gene encoding Fc receptor-like protein 2 isoform X3, whose amino-acid sequence MLLWSLLLILDWLSISMPHRAYEGDRVDISCTGEKNHDIKRLKYFKDGSHIATYSSASSYTISNARFSDSGSYFCKADRKFFLFIDTTEETRSMWLNVQELFPAPGLTASSLQPIEGSSVTLSCNTWLPSDRATTPLRYSFFKDGRTLRSEWSSPKFTISAIWKEDSGNYWCEAMTSSHSVVKRSHRSYIDVERIPVSQVSMEIQSPNGWGVEGQKLVLVCSVAKGTGLITYSWHREDTKESVGRDSQHSQRAELEISPVRESHAGGYYCTAHNSYGLVQSAVVNITVKVPVLDPVLSISVPGVLPFIGDVVELQCEDKRASPPLLYWFYHENITLGNTSAPSGGKAAFKLTLTAGHSGNYSCEADNGWGMKRSEVLPLHVTEPPPKVRLVNGPHHCEGRVEVEQEGRWGTVCDDGWDMKDVAVVCRELGCGAAKHTPIAMLYPPVVDEALPVLIQVALCNGTEKSLAECEQVETFDCGHDEDAGAVCEAVLPNTS is encoded by the exons ACTGGCTGAGCATCAGCATGCCACACCGTGCTTATGAAGGAGACCGGGTAGATATAAGCTGCACAGGAGAAAAGAATCATGACATAAAGAGACTAAAGTACTTCAAGGATGGATCTCATATAGCTACTTACAGCAGTGCTTCGAGCTACACCATTTCGAATGCAAGATTCAGTGACAGTGGCTCCTATTTCTGCAAGGCAGATAGGAAATTTTTCCTATTTATAGACACGACGGAAGAAACAAGATCTATGTGGCTTAATGTCCAGG AGCTGTTTCCTGCACCTGGGCTGACAGCAAGCTCCCTGCAGCCCATAGAGGGGAGTTCAGTGACCTTGTCCTGCAACACCTGGCTCCCTTCAGACAGGGCAACGACCCCGTTACGctattctttcttcaaagatggaCGCACTTTGCGGTCAGAATGGAGCTCACCAAAGTTTACGATCTCAGCAatatggaaagaagactcaggaAATTATTGGTGTGAGGCAATGACATCATCTCACAGTGTTGTGAAGCGGAGTCACCGGTCCTATATAGATGTGGAGA GGATCCCTGTGTCTCAAGTCTCCATGGAGATCCAGTCTCCAAATGGCTGGGGAGTTGAAGGGCAGAAGCTGGTCCTTGTCTGTTCTGTGGCTAAAGGCACAGGGCTCATCACGTACTCCTGGCACAGAGAGGATACAAAGGAAAGTGTGGGGAGGGACAGCCAGCATTCccagagagcagagctggagaTCTCTCCTGTCAGGGAAAGCCACGCTGGGGGGTACTACTGCACTGCTCACAACAGCTATGGCCTGGTCCAGAGCGCAGTAGTGAACATCACAGTGAAAG TTCCGGTGTTGGACCCTGTCCTCTCCATCAGTGTTCCTGGGGTGCTGCCCTTCATTGGGGATGTGGTGGAGCTCCAGTGTGAAGACAAGAGAGCATCTCCTCCCCTTCTGTACtggttttatcatgaaaataTCACTCTGGGCAACACCTCGGCACCTTCTGGAGGAAAAGCAGCCTTTAAGCTCACGCTGACTGCAGGGCATTCTGGGAACTACTCCTGTGAGGCTGACAATGGCTGGGGGATGAAGCGCAGTGAGGTGCTACCACTCCACGTCACAG AGCCTCCACCTAAAGTGCGTCTGGTGAATGGTCCCCACCACTGTGAAGGACGTGTAGAGGTGGAACAGGAAGGTCGCTGGGGCACTGTATGCGATGACGGCTGGGACATGAAGGATGTGGCAGTGGTGTGCCGAGAGCTGGGCTGTGGAGCAGCCAAGCACACACCTATAGCCATGTTGTATCCACCAGTAGTTGATGAAGCTCTGCCTGTGCTCATTCAGGTGGCCCTGTGCAATGGGACAGAGAAGAGCCTGGCTGAATGTGAGCAGGTCGAGACCTTTGATTGTGGACATGATGAAGATGCTGGGGCTGTGTGTGAAG CAGTCTTGCCTAACACTTCCTGA
- the LOC118585628 gene encoding Fc receptor-like protein 2 isoform X2: MLLWSLLLILAPVGVQSDWLSISMPHRAYEGDRVDISCTGEKNHDIKRLKYFKDGSHIATYSSASSYTISNARFSDSGSYFCKADRKFFLFIDTTEETRSMWLNVQELFPAPGLTASSLQPIEGSSVTLSCNTWLPSDRATTPLRYSFFKDGRTLRSEWSSPKFTISAIWKEDSGNYWCEAMTSSHSVVKRSHRSYIDVERIPVSQVSMEIQSPNGWGVEGQKLVLVCSVAKGTGLITYSWHREDTKESVGRDSQHSQRAELEISPVRESHAGGYYCTAHNSYGLVQSAVVNITVKVPVLDPVLSISVPGVLPFIGDVVELQCEDKRASPPLLYWFYHENITLGNTSAPSGGKAAFKLTLTAGHSGNYSCEADNGWGMKRSEVLPLHVTEPPPKVRLVNGPHHCEGRVEVEQEGRWGTVCDDGWDMKDVAVVCRELGCGAAKHTPIAMLYPPVVDEALPVLIQVALCNGTEKSLAECEQVETFDCGHDEDAGAVCEVLPNTS; the protein is encoded by the exons ACTGGCTGAGCATCAGCATGCCACACCGTGCTTATGAAGGAGACCGGGTAGATATAAGCTGCACAGGAGAAAAGAATCATGACATAAAGAGACTAAAGTACTTCAAGGATGGATCTCATATAGCTACTTACAGCAGTGCTTCGAGCTACACCATTTCGAATGCAAGATTCAGTGACAGTGGCTCCTATTTCTGCAAGGCAGATAGGAAATTTTTCCTATTTATAGACACGACGGAAGAAACAAGATCTATGTGGCTTAATGTCCAGG AGCTGTTTCCTGCACCTGGGCTGACAGCAAGCTCCCTGCAGCCCATAGAGGGGAGTTCAGTGACCTTGTCCTGCAACACCTGGCTCCCTTCAGACAGGGCAACGACCCCGTTACGctattctttcttcaaagatggaCGCACTTTGCGGTCAGAATGGAGCTCACCAAAGTTTACGATCTCAGCAatatggaaagaagactcaggaAATTATTGGTGTGAGGCAATGACATCATCTCACAGTGTTGTGAAGCGGAGTCACCGGTCCTATATAGATGTGGAGA GGATCCCTGTGTCTCAAGTCTCCATGGAGATCCAGTCTCCAAATGGCTGGGGAGTTGAAGGGCAGAAGCTGGTCCTTGTCTGTTCTGTGGCTAAAGGCACAGGGCTCATCACGTACTCCTGGCACAGAGAGGATACAAAGGAAAGTGTGGGGAGGGACAGCCAGCATTCccagagagcagagctggagaTCTCTCCTGTCAGGGAAAGCCACGCTGGGGGGTACTACTGCACTGCTCACAACAGCTATGGCCTGGTCCAGAGCGCAGTAGTGAACATCACAGTGAAAG TTCCGGTGTTGGACCCTGTCCTCTCCATCAGTGTTCCTGGGGTGCTGCCCTTCATTGGGGATGTGGTGGAGCTCCAGTGTGAAGACAAGAGAGCATCTCCTCCCCTTCTGTACtggttttatcatgaaaataTCACTCTGGGCAACACCTCGGCACCTTCTGGAGGAAAAGCAGCCTTTAAGCTCACGCTGACTGCAGGGCATTCTGGGAACTACTCCTGTGAGGCTGACAATGGCTGGGGGATGAAGCGCAGTGAGGTGCTACCACTCCACGTCACAG AGCCTCCACCTAAAGTGCGTCTGGTGAATGGTCCCCACCACTGTGAAGGACGTGTAGAGGTGGAACAGGAAGGTCGCTGGGGCACTGTATGCGATGACGGCTGGGACATGAAGGATGTGGCAGTGGTGTGCCGAGAGCTGGGCTGTGGAGCAGCCAAGCACACACCTATAGCCATGTTGTATCCACCAGTAGTTGATGAAGCTCTGCCTGTGCTCATTCAGGTGGCCCTGTGCAATGGGACAGAGAAGAGCCTGGCTGAATGTGAGCAGGTCGAGACCTTTGATTGTGGACATGATGAAGATGCTGGGGCTGTGTGTGAAG TCTTGCCTAACACTTCCTGA
- the LOC118585628 gene encoding Fc receptor-like protein 2 isoform X1: MLLWSLLLILAPVGVQSDWLSISMPHRAYEGDRVDISCTGEKNHDIKRLKYFKDGSHIATYSSASSYTISNARFSDSGSYFCKADRKFFLFIDTTEETRSMWLNVQELFPAPGLTASSLQPIEGSSVTLSCNTWLPSDRATTPLRYSFFKDGRTLRSEWSSPKFTISAIWKEDSGNYWCEAMTSSHSVVKRSHRSYIDVERIPVSQVSMEIQSPNGWGVEGQKLVLVCSVAKGTGLITYSWHREDTKESVGRDSQHSQRAELEISPVRESHAGGYYCTAHNSYGLVQSAVVNITVKVPVLDPVLSISVPGVLPFIGDVVELQCEDKRASPPLLYWFYHENITLGNTSAPSGGKAAFKLTLTAGHSGNYSCEADNGWGMKRSEVLPLHVTEPPPKVRLVNGPHHCEGRVEVEQEGRWGTVCDDGWDMKDVAVVCRELGCGAAKHTPIAMLYPPVVDEALPVLIQVALCNGTEKSLAECEQVETFDCGHDEDAGAVCEAVLPNTS; the protein is encoded by the exons ACTGGCTGAGCATCAGCATGCCACACCGTGCTTATGAAGGAGACCGGGTAGATATAAGCTGCACAGGAGAAAAGAATCATGACATAAAGAGACTAAAGTACTTCAAGGATGGATCTCATATAGCTACTTACAGCAGTGCTTCGAGCTACACCATTTCGAATGCAAGATTCAGTGACAGTGGCTCCTATTTCTGCAAGGCAGATAGGAAATTTTTCCTATTTATAGACACGACGGAAGAAACAAGATCTATGTGGCTTAATGTCCAGG AGCTGTTTCCTGCACCTGGGCTGACAGCAAGCTCCCTGCAGCCCATAGAGGGGAGTTCAGTGACCTTGTCCTGCAACACCTGGCTCCCTTCAGACAGGGCAACGACCCCGTTACGctattctttcttcaaagatggaCGCACTTTGCGGTCAGAATGGAGCTCACCAAAGTTTACGATCTCAGCAatatggaaagaagactcaggaAATTATTGGTGTGAGGCAATGACATCATCTCACAGTGTTGTGAAGCGGAGTCACCGGTCCTATATAGATGTGGAGA GGATCCCTGTGTCTCAAGTCTCCATGGAGATCCAGTCTCCAAATGGCTGGGGAGTTGAAGGGCAGAAGCTGGTCCTTGTCTGTTCTGTGGCTAAAGGCACAGGGCTCATCACGTACTCCTGGCACAGAGAGGATACAAAGGAAAGTGTGGGGAGGGACAGCCAGCATTCccagagagcagagctggagaTCTCTCCTGTCAGGGAAAGCCACGCTGGGGGGTACTACTGCACTGCTCACAACAGCTATGGCCTGGTCCAGAGCGCAGTAGTGAACATCACAGTGAAAG TTCCGGTGTTGGACCCTGTCCTCTCCATCAGTGTTCCTGGGGTGCTGCCCTTCATTGGGGATGTGGTGGAGCTCCAGTGTGAAGACAAGAGAGCATCTCCTCCCCTTCTGTACtggttttatcatgaaaataTCACTCTGGGCAACACCTCGGCACCTTCTGGAGGAAAAGCAGCCTTTAAGCTCACGCTGACTGCAGGGCATTCTGGGAACTACTCCTGTGAGGCTGACAATGGCTGGGGGATGAAGCGCAGTGAGGTGCTACCACTCCACGTCACAG AGCCTCCACCTAAAGTGCGTCTGGTGAATGGTCCCCACCACTGTGAAGGACGTGTAGAGGTGGAACAGGAAGGTCGCTGGGGCACTGTATGCGATGACGGCTGGGACATGAAGGATGTGGCAGTGGTGTGCCGAGAGCTGGGCTGTGGAGCAGCCAAGCACACACCTATAGCCATGTTGTATCCACCAGTAGTTGATGAAGCTCTGCCTGTGCTCATTCAGGTGGCCCTGTGCAATGGGACAGAGAAGAGCCTGGCTGAATGTGAGCAGGTCGAGACCTTTGATTGTGGACATGATGAAGATGCTGGGGCTGTGTGTGAAG CAGTCTTGCCTAACACTTCCTGA